The proteins below come from a single Eucalyptus grandis isolate ANBG69807.140 chromosome 3, ASM1654582v1, whole genome shotgun sequence genomic window:
- the LOC104436133 gene encoding disease resistance protein RPV1-like → MKRGFAPDFFQCDEEIKRRKADDTGAPSSSATLKGSNSYDVFLSFRGTDTRNTFVDHLYNNLVDAGICVFKDDDELCEGEEIGTNLLAAIKNSKISIPVLSQNYASSKWCLQELVQMIECMKSAGQVVLPIFYRVEPADVRHQKGSFREAFSHLRGKYSEEDVAKWKEALQEVASLKGWESEKIANRSNFINSREGKLVRIVVGTILRKLKEAFQLVVTEQLVGIDDTVADILRLMDDNPSATQIVGIYGMGGIGKTTLAKVVYNKLFDQFQHRSFIADIRESSLHKGISCLQEQLIRDILGIEDRLKNKDEGIRIMESRFKHKKVLIILDDVDNHDQLKALIGKHDWFERGSRIIITTRKKSILDLNELIYQYELRAMAEDQSLLLFSRHAFQRDSPTHEFECLSYDVVSTTGGLPLALEVIGSFLHGKNILFWQGTLKRLKKVPHEEVQQKLRISYDELSYEDKQIFLDIACFFIGTDLRIASAMWDALGFFPTMGIEILRLMSLIKIGDNHELKMHDQLRDLGREIVRQEDYNVPMNRSRVWFHEEALEVLQRNKGIEELRVRALCLDEYNSNTEFTTKQFEKLPNLRFLRVGAGNLIGDSKSLLPELRWLEWHCGAASAATRFHPKKLVVLDLSRSKIVEFWKGWSHFKVAKELKVLNLKGCECLKVTPDLSAFQNLEILVFASCGHLEQIHHSIGEVKALVSLDFSQCVKLRVLPREMGKLEELNELNISGTAIEEIPPCIGSLKKLEILHAHDCKSLVGLPDSISHLVNLSDLDLSNFASI, encoded by the exons ATGAAACGTGGGTTCGCACCCGATTTTTTCCAGTGCGACGAAGAGATCAAACGCCGAAAAGCAGATGATACCGGTGCGCCTAGCTCGTCTGCAACTCTGAAAGGGAGTAACAGTtacgatgtgttcttgagtttcagaggtaCAGATACTCGCAACACCTTCGTGGATCACCTCTACAACAACCTCGTCGATGCTGGAATTTGCGTGTTCAAAGACGACGATGAGCTTTGCGAAGGTGAGGAGATCGGCACCAACCTTCTCGCAGCCATTAAGAATAGTAAGATCTCCATCCCAGTTCTCTCTCAAAACTACGCTTcgagcaaatggtgccttcaaGAGCTCGTTCAGATGATTGAGTGCATGAAGAGCGCTGGGCAAGTTGTCTTGCCTATATTTTATCGGGTTGAACCGGCCGATGTACGACACCAGAAAGGGAGCTTTCGAGAGGCTTTCTCCCATTTAAGGGGGAAGTATTCTGAGGAAGACGTTGCCAAGTGGAAAGAAGCGCTCCAAGAAGTGGCTTCCTTGAAGGGATGGGAATCGGAGAAAATTGCTAACCG CTCGAATTTTATAAACAGCCGCGAAGGAAAATTGGTTAGAATAGTCGTCGGCACAATTTTGAGGAAGTTAAAAGAGGCCTTTCAGCTGGTTGTTACTGAACAACTTGTCGGAATTGATGATACTGTGGCAGATATTCTAAGATTGATGGATGATAACCCTAGTGCTACCCAAATTGTTGGCATCTATGGAATGGGGGGTATTGGTAAGACAACTTTAGCCAAGGTTGTCTACAATAAGCTCTTTGACCAATTTCAACATCGTAGTTTCATTGCAGATATTCGAGAATCCTCGCTGCACAAGGGCATTTCATGTTTGCAGGAGCAATTAATAAGGGATATACTGGGAATAGAGGATAGATTGAAGAACAAAGATGAAGGAATTAGGATCATGGAATCTAGATTTAAACATAAGAAAGTCCTAATAATTTTAGATGATGTGGATAACCATGATCAACTAAAAGCATTAATTGGGAAACATGACTGGTTTGAGAGGGGAAGTAGGATAATCATTACAACAAGAAAAAAGTCTATTCTTGATCTTAATGAGTTGATCTACCAGTACGAACTCAGAGCAATGGCTGAGGATCAATCTTTGCTCTTGTTTAGCAGACATGCTTTTCAGAGGGACTCTCCTACACATGAATTCGAGTGTTTGTCTTATGATGTTGTTTCTACTACTGGAGggcttcctttagctcttgaggTTATAGGTTCGTTTCTACATGGGAAAAACATATTGTTTTGGCAAGGCACATTGAAAAGGTTAAAGAAAGTACCACATGAGGAAGTACAACAGAAGCTGAGGATAAGCTATGATGAATTGAGTTACGAGgacaaacaaatatttttggatattgcttgtttctttattGGAACTGATTTAAGAATTGCATCCGCCATGTGGGATGCCTTAGGCTTTTTTCCAACAATGGGGATTGAAATATTGAGGCTTATGTCACTAATAAAAATTGGAGATAATCATGAGCTGAAAATGCATGACCAATTGAGAGACCTTGGTAGAGAAATTGTTCGTCAAGAAGATTACAATGTGCCTATGAATCGAAGTAGGGTGTGGTTTCATGAGGAAGCCTTGGAAGTACTTCAGAGAAATAAG GGAATCGAAGAACTTCGCGTTCGGGCACTTTGTCTCGACGAATACAACTCAAACACTGAATTCACGACTaaacaatttgaaaaactaCCGAACTTAAGGTTCCTTCGAGTGGGTGCTGGAAATCTGATTGGAGATTCCAAAAGCTTGCTTCCTGAGTTGCGATGGCTTGAGTGGCACTGCGGTGCTGCATCCGCGGCTACTAGATTTCATCCAAAGAAATTAGTCGTACTTGATTTATCGAGGAGTAAAATTGTAGAGTTTTGGAAAGGTTGGAGTCATTTCAAG GTTGCAAAGGAGttgaaagttctaaatcttAAAGGTTGCGAGTGCTTAAAAGTTACTCCTGATCTCTCAGCCTTCCAAAATTTAGAGATATTAGTCTTTGCAAGTTGTGGTCATCTGGAGCAAATTCACCATTCTATTGGAGAAGTCAAGGCCCTCGTTTCTTTGGACTTTTCACAATGTGTGAAACTCCGAGTGCTACCTCGAGAAATGGGCAAATTGGAAGAACTGAACGAATTAAACATAAGTGGGACTGCTATAGAGGAAATTCCTCCATGTATAGGTTCTTTGAAGAAGCTAGAGATACTCCACGCCCATGATTGCAAATCATTGGTTGGACTTCCCGACTCAATTAGTCATCTCGTAAATTTGTCGGACCTTGACTTGAGTAACTTTGCATCAATTTAG
- the LOC120291523 gene encoding adenylate kinase 5, chloroplastic-like, with product MVKHHLILRLQDLRGMTESAGMRPVILINPRLKDLPSSSGIMQTMGQNKRLEYAASFENCYFFRLLYYAGTQYPIMAVQKYCLSTMND from the exons ATGGTTAAGCACCACTTGATTTTGAGATTGCAGGATCTCAGGGGCATGACTGAATCTGCTGGTATGCGTCCAGTCATCCTCATCAATCCTAGGCTTAAG GATTTACCAAGTTCCAGTGGTATCATGCAA ACTATGGGACAAAACAAGAGACTGGAGTATGCTGCATCATTTGAGAATTGCTATTTCTTCCGGCTTCTCTATTATGCAGGAACTCAATACCCAATTATGGCCGTGCAGAAGTACTGTTTGAGCACAATGAATGATTGA
- the LOC120291406 gene encoding probable disease resistance protein RPP1: MGKLEKLEELNISKTAIEEIPPWIGSMKSLISLDISGCKKLRVLPKEIGKLEELKELNIDNTATEEIPPDIESMPELPSAISKLFVHGCNKLKELPNLSSPKLLSQLNIKNCRELTEINGLEALKFLVHLSVLGSKKLSKFDGLEHAESLRYLNMSSSLVNDDLVRGLDRLKNLEELDVSGCENLIRPDISQLTHLKRLDAYHCHNIVEIKGLERLKTLEFLIIQSCTSIETLPDLSCFNNLTYLEILGCSKLRDVQGLEKVGYVLK, from the exons ATGGGCAAATTGGAAAAACTTGAGGAACTAAACATAAGCAAGACTGCTATAGAGGAAATTCCTCCATGGATAGGCTCTATGAAGAGCCTCATTTCTTTGGACATTTCGGGATGTAAGAAACTCCGAGTGCTACCCAAAGAAATAGGCAAATTGGAAGAACTGAAGGAACTAAACATAGACAATACTGCTACGGAGGAAATTCCTCCCGATATAG AATCCATGCCTGAGCTTCCCTCAGCAATATCGAAGCTTTTTGTCCACGGCTGTAATAAGTTGAAAGAGTTGCCAAATTTGTCTAGTCCGAAATTGCTGTCACAGTTAAATATCAAAAACTGCCGAGAGCTGACAGAAATCAATGGTCTAGAAGCATTAAAATTCTTAGTACATCTGAGTGTTCTTGGAAGCAAGAAGTTATCCAAATTTGACGGCCTTGAACATGCAGAGTCCTTGAGATACTTGAATATGAGTTCTTCCTTAGTGAATGATGATCTAGTTCGAGGCCTTGACAGATTGAAAAACTTGGAAGAGCTGGATGTAAGTGGTTGTGAAAACCTTATAAGACCAGACATTTCGCAATTGACACATCTGAAGCGATTAGACGCTTATCATTGCCACAATATAGTTGAAATTAAAGGCCTTGAGAGGTTGAAAACATTGGAATTCCTGATTATCCAGAGCTGCACATCCATTGAAACATTACCAGACCTCTCGTGCTTTAATAACCTGACCTATTTGGAGATTTTGGGATGTTCGAAGCTTCGTGATGTTCAGGGCCTAGAGAAAGTCGGATATGTGTTAAAATGA
- the LOC104438853 gene encoding disease resistance protein RUN1-like — MSPAVLPARRSTLPSIARTTFLVVLRSYDVRHLFVVMPAAKPAKEEEEGSDERAGLGKSGPALRGVKRAGHKEGGPEPEIRHFNLSYKQRDSVQELLEEQKMKRLFPCLASKFAQSDDDSKGRKADDTAAPSSSASKFVQSNKDSKGRKADDIAAASLSAAPKGSNGYDMFLSFRGTDTRNTFVDHLYNNLVDAGICVFKDDDELCEGEEISTNLLAAIKNSKISIPILSQNYAWSKACLQELVQMIECMKNAGGKYSREDVAKWKEALQEVASLKGWESEKIANGREGELVRMVVRTVLSKLKEAFQLVVTEQLVGIDDTVANILRLLDDNHHSTQIVGIHGMGGIGKTTLAKVVYNKLSNQFQHRSFITDIRESSQHRGISCLQEQLIRDILGREDRVSNEDEGIRIMESKFKHKKVLLLLDDVDNHDQLKALIGKGDWFERGSRMIITTRRKSILDDANVNCHELNGMAKDQVFDLV, encoded by the exons ATGTCGCCAGCTGTGTTGCCAGCACGCCGATCGACCTTGCCGAGCATTGCACGCACGACATTCCTCGTCGTCCTTCGCTCGTACGACGTCCGCCATCTGTTTGTCGTTATGCCTGCAGCCAAACcggcgaaggaggaggaagaaggaagtgaTGAGCGGGCCGGGCTAGGGAAGAGTGGGCCCGCCTTGCGCGGGGTGAAAAGAGCGGGGCACAAAGAAGGAGGCCCGG AGCCCGAAATTAGGCATTTTAATCTTTCATATAAGCAGAGAGACTCGGTTCAAGAGTTGTTGGAAGAGCAAAAAATGAAACGTCTCTTCCCTTGTCTCGCATCCAAATTTGCCCAGAGCGACGACGATAGCAAAGGTCGAAAAGCAGATGATACCGCTGCGCCTAGCTCGTCCGCATCCAAATTTGTCCAGAGCAACAAGGATAGCAAAGGTCGAAAAGCAGATGATATTGCTGCGGCTAGCTTGTCCGCCGCTCCGAAAGGAAGTAATGGCTACGACatgttcttgagtttcagaggtaCAGATACTCGCAACACCTTCGTGGATCACCTCTACAACAACCTCGTCGATGCTGGAATTTGCGTGTTCAAAGACGATGATGAGCTTTGTGAAGGTGAGGAGATCAGCACCAACCTTCTCGCAGCCATTAAGAATAGTAAGATCTCCATCCCAATTCTGTCTCAAAACTATGCTTGGAGCAAAGCGTGCCTTCAAGAGCTCGTTCAAATGATTGAGTGCATGAAGAACGCCGG GGGGAAGTATTCTAGGGAAGACGTTGCCAAATGGAAAGAAGCGCTCCAAGAAGTGGCTTCTTTGAAGGGATGGGAATCGGAGAAAATTGCTAACGG CCGTGAAGGAGAATTGGTGAGAATGGTCGTCAGAACAGTTTTGAGCAAGTTAAAAGAGGCCTTTCAACTGGTTGTTACTGAACAACTTGTCGGAATTGATGATACTGTGGCAAATATTCTAAGATTGCTGGATGATAACCACCATTCTACCCAAATTGTCGGCATCCATGGAATGGGGGGTATTGGTAAGACAACTTTAGCCAAGGTCGTTTACAATAAGCTCTCCAACCAATTTCAGCATCGTAGTTTCATTACAGATATTCGAGAATCCTCACAACACAGGGGCATTTCATGTTTGCAAGAGCAATTAATAAGGGATATACTAGGAAGAGAGGATAGAGTGTCAAATGAGGATGAAGGAATTCGGATCATGGAATCCAAATTTAAACATAAGAAAGTCCTACTTCTTTTAGATGATGTGGATAACCATGATCAACTAAAAGCTTTAATTGGGAAAGGTGACTGGTTTGAGAGGGGTAGTAGAATGATCATTACCACAAGAAGAAAGTCTATTCTCGATGATGCTAATGTGAACTGCCACGAACTCAATGGAATGGCTAAGGATCAAGTCTTTGATCTTGTTTAG